The following proteins come from a genomic window of Gottfriedia acidiceleris:
- a CDS encoding RAxF-45 family protein — protein sequence MLRFQMVCAQMIEFLYYCRAKFAFLAVNGIGLSIFNKLTTQIKRKRTLSYDFN from the coding sequence ATGTTACGTTTTCAGATGGTTTGCGCACAAATGATAGAATTTTTATATTATTGTCGTGCAAAATTTGCGTTTTTAGCTGTTAACGGGATAGGTCTGTCCATTTTTAACAAATTAACAACTCAAATAAAACGAAAACGTACTCTTTCCTACGACTTCAATTGA
- a CDS encoding VOC family protein: MKKILPHIYVENCKQELEYYKQIFGGEIKNTQTGDGIEMFKGHEGKYIHAELHINENCVIYFADAFRPLIKGDNVWTTLDMSSEDEINSIYEKLSKDGEIHMELQDTFWNSRFAVVKDKNGFTWELNYSKQM, encoded by the coding sequence ATGAAAAAGATTTTACCTCATATCTACGTTGAAAACTGTAAACAAGAACTTGAGTACTACAAACAAATCTTTGGTGGAGAAATTAAAAACACACAAACCGGCGATGGTATAGAAATGTTCAAAGGGCACGAAGGAAAATACATACATGCAGAATTACATATTAATGAAAACTGTGTAATTTATTTTGCAGATGCTTTTAGACCATTAATAAAAGGTGACAATGTTTGGACAACGCTAGACATGAGTTCTGAAGATGAAATTAATTCAATTTATGAAAAGTTATCAAAAGACGGAGAAATTCATATGGAACTTCAAGATACATTTTGGAATTCTAGGTTTGCTGTTGTAAAAGATAAAAATGGATTTACTTGGGAGTTAAATTATTCTAAGCAAATGTAA